From the Maioricimonas rarisocia genome, one window contains:
- a CDS encoding response regulator → MNYLLIEDDDDHAQLTIRGLEREVGSGCISRIRDGESALKYFRDLVSDPHARFPSMILLDLKLPRISGLELLTAIKSDPTLRRIPVVVLTTSDAESDRLAAFERHANAYIVKPLEFADFRRMLRSVHDFWSQWNRSTDGS, encoded by the coding sequence ATGAACTACCTGCTCATCGAAGATGACGACGACCACGCTCAACTGACGATCCGCGGGCTCGAACGCGAGGTCGGCTCCGGGTGTATCTCACGGATCCGCGACGGCGAATCTGCCCTCAAGTACTTCCGCGATCTCGTCTCCGATCCACACGCCCGCTTTCCCTCGATGATCCTGCTCGACCTCAAACTCCCCCGCATCAGCGGACTCGAGCTGCTTACCGCGATCAAGAGCGACCCCACCCTGCGCAGGATCCCGGTCGTCGTCCTCACGACGTCGGATGCAGAAAGCGACCGGCTCGCTGCGTTCGAACGCCACGCCAACGCCTACATCGTCAAGCCCCTCGAATTCGCAGACTTCCGCAGAATGCTCCGCTCCGTGCATGATTTCTGGAGTCAGTGGAATCGTTCGACCGACGGCAGCTGA